From the genome of Fundulus heteroclitus isolate FHET01 chromosome 9, MU-UCD_Fhet_4.1, whole genome shotgun sequence, one region includes:
- the depdc1a gene encoding DEP domain-containing protein 1A isoform X3 — MGDVLGRKLQTRLEAAKEGGDGSQSAVISAKTRGRSCSLETVLDRSPSLRRRQLFLSRESLPSRQSMPSGESMPSGESMPSGESLPSGESMPSRESLPSGESLPSGESLPSRESMPSRESLPSGESLPSRESLPSGSGCSDPQQQSSASSAQESCLNSTFAFKAEQLIGGNAPGHTAPALRPRRAGSCLDVVREAREESKWCGRAASCLDVNAPSLPHHSSSSSHHPRPLSSGVARAPGRPDPASTTSNLWAFPAPAVVRRCFSSLDVSEPPRRLSRLKLPVCVAASTFQLPQPKAEHSVLRPQCERVAVEALQLCTLLLPPASRRKLQLLMRMMSRISQNVDMPALHPAIGTRTLMVHTFSGCVLSSAEECDLDELLATRLLSFLMDHQQSILSVPDYLLTAIRDHIQYLRSIQVPVDSGPNAGRSDPVCVPMPVYAFCKQISGAEFEQQKAEASQKAMEELLEILLTDQNINEKDRRKKLKQFQKQYPDIYRRRFPPAAAQSKADNKPKIKPPLLNIRRNKTFSIRS; from the exons TTCTCTCCGCCGGCGGCAGCTGTTTCTGTCCAGGGAGAGCCTGCCGTCCAGGCAGAGCATGCCGTCCGGGGAGAGCATGCCGTCCGGGGAGAGCATGCCGTCCGGGGAGAGCCTGCCGTCCGGGGAGAGCATGCCGTCCAGGGAGAGCCTGCCGTCCGGGGAGAGCCTGCCGTCCGGGGAGAGCCTGCCGTCCAGGGAGAGCATGCCGTCCAGGGAGAGCCTGCCGTCCGGGGAGAGCCTGCCGTCCAGGGAGAGCCTGCCGTCCGGCTCCGGCTGCAGCGACCCGCAGCAGCAAAGCTCCGCTTCCTCCGCTCAGGAGAGCTGCTTAAACTCCACGTTTGCGTTCAAAGCGGAGCAGCTTATTGGTGGAAACGCTCCGGGACATACGGCGCCCGCTTTGCGGCCTCGCCGTGCGGGCAGCTGTCTGGACGTCGTCAGAGAGGCCAGAGAAGAGAGCAAGTGGTGCGGTCGCGCCGCCAGCTGCCTGGATGTGAACGCTCCATCCCTGCCCCATCACTCCTCCTCTTCGTCCCATCATCCTCGCCCTCTTTCGTCCGGCGTCGCCCGGGCACCCGGCAGGCCCGACCCCGCCTCCACGACCTCTAACCTTTGGGCGTTCCCTGCGCCCGCTGTCGTCCGGCGCTGCTTCAGCTCTCTGGATGTGTCCGAGCCGCCTCGGCGCCTTTCCCGGCTCAAGCTGCCTGTCTGTGTGGCCGCCAGCACCTTCCAGCTCCCCCAACCCAAAGCCGAGCACA GTGTCCTCCGGCCTCAGTGCGAGCGCGTGGCCGTCGAGGCGCTGCAGCTCTGCACCCTGCTCCTCCCCCCCGCGTCCCGCAGgaagctgcagctcctcatgaGGATGATGTCCCGCATCAGCCAGAACGTGGACATGCCTGCCCTGCACCCGGCCATCGGCACCCGGACCCTG ATGGTTCACACGTTTTCAGGCTGTGTCCTGAGCAGCGCTGAGGAGTGTGACCTGGATGAGCTGCTGGCGACCCGACTGCTGTCATTTCTGATGGACCATCAGCAAAGCATCCTGTCAGTCCCAGACTACCTGCTCACCGCCATCAGGGACCACATACAATACCTGCGCTCCATACAG GTCCCTGTCGACTCCGGTCCAAACGCTGGCCGCAGTGACCCAGTTTGTGTTCCTATGCCGGTTTATGCGTTCTGCAAACAAATAAGCGGCGCTGAGTTTgagcagcagaaagcagaggcCTCCCAGAAGGCcatggaggagctgctggagaTCCTGCTGACGGACCAGAACATCAACGAGAAGGACCGCCGCAAGAAACTCAAGCAG TTTCAGAAGCAGTACCCGGACATCTACAGGCGCCGGTTCCCCCCCGCTGCAGCCCAGAGCAAGGCGGACAACAAGCCAAAGATCAAACCCCCGCTGCTGAACATCAGGAGGAACAAAACCTTCAGCATCAGGAGCTGA